In one Saccharomyces eubayanus strain FM1318 mitochondrion, complete sequence, whole genome shotgun sequence genomic region, the following are encoded:
- a CDS encoding BI2-like protein, with protein MYFLYSYLLYYIMLFFMKSYYMKTYIIYL; from the coding sequence ATATATTTTTTATATTCTTATTTATTATATTATATTATATTATTTTTTATAAAAAGTTATTATATAAAACTTTATATTATTTATTTATAG